A stretch of DNA from Xiphias gladius isolate SHS-SW01 ecotype Sanya breed wild unplaced genomic scaffold, ASM1685928v1 HiC_scaffold_837, whole genome shotgun sequence:
AGTTTAGACTGACTTGGGGTGTTTGTTGAACATGACTGGCAGGAACTCGTCAACAGGCAGCATCCTTGCGAGCGGCTGTGCAGCCAGTAACTTTCTGGCTCCTTGCTGCGACAGCGCATAGCCGAGTGTCCAGTAGGAGTAGTCGGCCTCAACCAGGTTGTTTATACCTTCCACCGACTGCTCAGGCTTCTGCACCTGCATACGCTTACGTCCCACATAGctggagaagagacagaaagagtgtGTTGATTAGGCTTCACACAAGTTGGGATTGTTCCTGTGTTGATGGTTGGGTGGGTGCTATTACATGAGGTCCCAGTCCAGCTGGGCTTTGTCGATGTCATCCATTATGGCCTCTAGCCGTCGTTTAAACCTGGGCTCAAACCTCACGTCGTCCTCCAAAACAAGAACCTTCTGGAGGCCACGTTCTATCACCTGATaatcacaaagaaaagacaaaacattcaCTTTAACATTAGAGGTCAACGCCTGTGGTTTTGCGCTGTTCCTTATTTTGTCCCTCTTATTTCC
This window harbors:
- the LOC120787927 gene encoding procollagen galactosyltransferase 2-like — encoded protein: IFLINLKRRLDRRTRMLKTMASLGLQATLTDAVDGKALNTSQLQALGIEMMPGYKDPYSGRVLTRGEIGCFLSHHSIWTQVIERGLQKVLVLEDDVRFEPRFKRRLEAIMDDIDKAQLDWDLIYVGRKRMQVQKPEQSVEGINNLVEADYSYWTLGYALSQQGARKLLAAQPLARMLPVDEFLPVMFNKHP